The DNA region GCAGAGAGCGCATGTGCTCGCCGCATACGATTTCATCGTGGGGCACAGCATGGGTGGCTTGGTGGCGCTGCATGCTGCTGATGCGCTTCAACCAGCCTGCCGGCTGATTCTGATGGAATCGTTCGTGCGACCGCCGGCGCCGTTCTTCCGGAGCCTCGTGCTCGACGCGAACGCATCGCCGGCGGTGCGGGCGCTGCCGGGCATGCTCGCGCACGAAGCGGCGCACTACTCGCCTCGTCTGCGTCAAGCGCTGCGCGATGTCGATATGACCGAGCTTGTGCGGCAACTACGCCAGCCGGTCAGTGCGATTTACGGCGACCGGGGCAGCGGGCAGAAAGACGCCGTAGTGGCTGCGCTCGGCTGGCCGCCTGACCTGCTGGCGCGCGTGCCGGTTCGCATCATCCCCGGGGCGTGTCACTTTCCGATGGTGGAGAAGCCGCAGGCAATAGCGGATGCCGTGCGGAGCATCCTGGGATGATAGCCGCTTACAACGCCCGACTCATATACAGTTCTCCCCGCTCGAACCCCAGCTTACGGTAGTACTCCCGCGTGCCGATCGCCGCGATGACGGCGATACGTTTGTAACCCGCTGCGCGCGCCACGTCCGTCGCGCGTTCGGCGAGCCGGCGGCCCAGGCCTGTATGCTGTGCCTCGCCGTGGCTCTCCGTGCCGAGCTCCAGCGCCGGCCCGTACACGTGCACCTCGCGCACCATGGCGCTTCCGCGTACTTCCTCCAACAGTTCGTCGGGCGGCGCGTCCGCGCGCGGCAGCGACAGCCGCAGGAAGCCGGCCAGTCGCCCGGCCGGCGTGACGTACGAGAGGAAATGCTCGGTTGTTGCGTCGGTTTCGTACGTCGTCGTTTCCGCGCGGAGGGCCGCCGTATCGACCGGCTCGCCGCGTACCTCTCGGCAGCGAATGCACTGGCAGCGGACGCCGCGCGTCTGCATGATGCGCTTCACGACATCGCGCAGGTTTGACTGCGTCGAGCCGGCGACAACGTACTGCTTAGGGA from Chloroflexota bacterium includes:
- a CDS encoding alpha/beta hydrolase; translated protein: MTLRGLFLPGFACTSEIWRPVCDRLAPDCACDRVDWPVEATPDFHRVSDFADWLQRAHVLAAYDFIVGHSMGGLVALHAADALQPACRLILMESFVRPPAPFFRSLVLDANASPAVRALPGMLAHEAAHYSPRLRQALRDVDMTELVRQLRQPVSAIYGDRGSGQKDAVVAALGWPPDLLARVPVRIIPGACHFPMVEKPQAIADAVRSILG